Below is a window of Halobaculum lipolyticum DNA.
CCCGGGCGAAAACGCCATCGGCGGCGGAAGCGCCGCCCGTGGCCGCGGCGCAGCCCGTCGCCGCGGCGCCGCCCACGAACCAGCACGCCGACTCCGGGACGGCGCCGGGATCCGGCCGGTCCGTACGCCGCTGGAACGAGCGACCGTTTTTTATTCCCGCACGATCGTAGCAGAATCAATGCCCGACGACCCCCGGCGGCTCGACGGACGCATCGACGACGGTGACTCGGTGCTGGTGCTCGCGGGGTCGCGCTCGGACCCGGACGACCGGGCCTGTACCGAGCTCCTCACGCGCCACCCGCCGGCGGAAGCGAACGTGTTGAGCGTCTCGCTCGACTCGTCGCCCGACGACCGCTTGGCGCTGTGGCGGCGCGCGGTCGGCGAGTCGCTCCCCCGGCGCGCGGCGGTCGTCGACGCACGCGCCGGCGCCGGCGACCACCCGCGTGAGGGGTCCTCGGCGGTCGCGGCGACCGACGCCGTCGCGCTCGACGTGCTCCCGGCCGGCGCCGACACCACCGCGATCGGTCTCGCGGTGGCGAAACGGCTCGGCGAGTGGAGCGCGACAGGCGACCCGACCCACCTGTGTCTCCACTCCGTCGGGCCGCTGCTCGACAGCTTCCCCACGCCGGCGGTCGTCTCCCTGCTGGACGGTCTCAACCGCCTCGGGTCGGCGATGGACGTGTCCGCCCACCACCACCTCGACCCGGCCGGCCGCGACGACGC
It encodes the following:
- a CDS encoding DUF7504 family protein → MPDDPRRLDGRIDDGDSVLVLAGSRSDPDDRACTELLTRHPPAEANVLSVSLDSSPDDRLALWRRAVGESLPRRAAVVDARAGAGDHPREGSSAVAATDAVALDVLPAGADTTAIGLAVAKRLGEWSATGDPTHLCLHSVGPLLDSFPTPAVVSLLDGLNRLGSAMDVSAHHHLDPAGRDDATMSSLRPLYDAVATYEGDGWRVEEPAAADGTDARSPRPAAAGPGVATAVGPPPGSPTSTGRSRSSPTPHAARCCRRSSSGSATTPRRRWT